A single genomic interval of Haloterrigena salifodinae harbors:
- a CDS encoding DUF5794 domain-containing protein gives MSTSRHPVALRLESIVGGDARLLALVMMLPLIDGVFPALILAGALNDPLGAVQVGLLIFGGSATVAVILAEMSGTPREQAAIVLLVGIPLILLSAVQAALAPSFESLIDIAIFERFAALVIAAIAAKTASATIGEYLPNPIVIIGLGLVASVDPSGATFTVMNDPALVANATLAAAIGVAFALLIALGAPYLRDYMDIDRFRFGSAVALGLLPLSLLGMAFGQAPLAALIVAAVFAIDLPLERDSSDAADDGPAMSVDPVTDGGDADGSVELDVEPVEESDDADAGTYPGDDTTDTEGRAPWL, from the coding sequence ATGAGTACGTCACGACACCCGGTCGCACTCCGCCTCGAGAGCATCGTCGGCGGCGACGCGCGCCTGTTGGCGCTCGTGATGATGCTGCCCCTGATCGACGGTGTCTTCCCGGCGCTGATCCTCGCAGGCGCCCTGAACGACCCGCTTGGGGCCGTTCAGGTCGGCCTGCTGATCTTCGGCGGCAGCGCCACCGTCGCGGTGATCCTCGCGGAGATGTCCGGTACGCCCCGCGAACAGGCAGCGATCGTCCTGCTGGTCGGCATCCCGCTGATACTGCTGTCGGCCGTGCAGGCGGCGCTGGCGCCGTCGTTCGAGAGCCTGATCGACATCGCCATCTTCGAGCGCTTCGCCGCGCTGGTCATCGCCGCTATCGCGGCCAAGACCGCCAGCGCGACGATCGGCGAGTACCTGCCCAACCCGATCGTCATCATCGGACTGGGCCTGGTCGCCAGCGTCGACCCCAGCGGGGCCACGTTCACCGTGATGAACGACCCCGCGCTCGTCGCGAACGCGACCCTCGCGGCGGCCATCGGCGTCGCCTTCGCGCTGTTGATCGCGCTCGGCGCGCCGTACCTGCGCGACTACATGGATATCGACCGCTTCCGCTTCGGCAGCGCGGTCGCGCTCGGCCTGCTCCCGCTGTCCCTGCTCGGGATGGCCTTCGGACAGGCCCCGCTGGCCGCCCTGATCGTCGCCGCGGTCTTCGCAATCGACCTACCGCTCGAGCGCGACTCGAGCGACGCGGCGGATGACGGCCCTGCGATGAGCGTCGATCCGGTCACCGACGGCGGCGACGCCGACGGGAGCGTGGAACTGGACGTCGAACCCGTTGAGGAGTCCGACGACGCCGACGCGGGAACGTATCCGGGCGACGATACGACCGACACCGAAGGGCGGGCCCCGTGGCTGTAG
- a CDS encoding DUF7563 family protein, with amino-acid sequence MVRVTIAPWPSTDNLPTCEHCGIHVTDRFGRVYDDNSDRIDRCPDCDTYRRLTCGSAAGIDVSISVPETPVGRHGGKTDV; translated from the coding sequence GTGGTCCGCGTGACGATTGCCCCGTGGCCGTCGACCGACAATTTGCCGACGTGCGAGCACTGCGGCATCCACGTTACGGACCGGTTCGGCCGCGTTTACGACGATAATAGCGACCGCATCGACCGCTGTCCCGACTGCGATACCTACCGGCGTCTGACCTGCGGGTCCGCTGCTGGGATCGATGTCTCGATCTCGGTCCCGGAGACGCCGGTCGGTCGGCACGGAGGGAAGACCGATGTCTGA